A window of the Nitrospiria bacterium genome harbors these coding sequences:
- a CDS encoding VOC family protein has protein sequence MKVTEIAFVVYPVTDLESATAFYEGILGLTQSRFFGDEDQGMIEYDIGPGTLAIGWGVSQFMPSPGGGCAALELDDFGGMVGRLRENDCPFVSEPTETPVCYMAVISDPDGNSLMIHQRKVR, from the coding sequence ATGAAAGTCACCGAGATCGCATTTGTCGTCTATCCTGTGACCGACTTGGAAAGCGCAACGGCTTTCTACGAAGGGATTTTGGGCCTCACGCAATCTCGGTTCTTCGGGGATGAAGATCAAGGCATGATCGAGTACGATATCGGCCCGGGGACGCTCGCCATCGGCTGGGGCGTCTCGCAGTTTATGCCCTCGCCGGGGGGCGGTTGCGCGGCGCTTGAGCTGGACGACTTCGGCGGCATGGTGGGCCGTCTCCGGGAAAACGACTGCCCATTCGTGTCAGAGCCAACCGAGACTCCCGTTTGTTACATGGCGGTGATCTCCGACCCGGACGGGAATTCCCTGATGATTCATCAAAGGAAGGTTCGGTAA